One genomic window of Halorhabdus sp. CBA1104 includes the following:
- the dinB gene encoding DNA polymerase IV: MARPSTLPIDAPTDEQIVCHVDADCFYVACERLREPTLRGEPVIVGMGYEAGESHGAVATASYEAREHGVQSAQSIDAALETLPRRGDADTDEPTAYYRPVDMDFYESVSDDIRTVLEASADVVRPVSIDEAYLDVTDRTDWETVASFGAELKATIRERAGIVVSVGIAPTMSAAKIASDAQKPDGLTLVEPGEVRSFLAPLDVEAIHNVGPATARKLRGLGIETAADLASADPDRLTAQFGERGRAIYRYARGEDGRDVTPRDDPKSFSRESAFSQPVADHDQLKERVQTLASAVADRAARNGALYQTIGIKVVEPPYDVHTRARSLSGPVADPALLEDVARDLLTEFEGTRVRKVGVRVSKLSFTDREQVALSGFDTGAASDDTETTATERTPPGEHSDGVAATEATPADADEGATSPEPTDSPHLSGQTTLSDFG; this comes from the coding sequence ATGGCGCGGCCGAGCACGCTCCCTATCGATGCGCCCACTGACGAGCAGATCGTCTGCCACGTCGATGCGGACTGCTTTTATGTCGCCTGCGAGCGGTTGCGCGAACCGACACTGCGGGGTGAGCCAGTCATCGTTGGCATGGGCTACGAAGCAGGGGAGTCACACGGGGCCGTCGCGACGGCGAGTTACGAGGCCCGCGAGCACGGTGTCCAGAGCGCCCAGTCGATCGATGCAGCACTGGAAACGCTGCCTCGCCGAGGTGACGCTGACACCGACGAGCCTACGGCCTACTATCGGCCAGTCGATATGGACTTCTATGAGTCAGTGAGCGACGACATCCGAACTGTCCTCGAGGCGTCCGCTGACGTGGTGCGTCCGGTGAGCATCGACGAGGCGTATCTGGACGTCACTGACCGAACGGACTGGGAAACTGTGGCGTCGTTCGGCGCCGAGCTCAAGGCCACGATTCGAGAGCGTGCGGGGATCGTCGTCAGCGTGGGTATCGCCCCGACGATGAGTGCCGCCAAGATCGCCAGTGATGCCCAAAAGCCGGACGGACTGACGCTCGTCGAGCCCGGTGAGGTCCGATCGTTCCTCGCCCCGCTGGATGTCGAAGCGATTCACAACGTCGGCCCGGCGACTGCACGGAAACTCCGGGGACTGGGTATCGAAACGGCGGCGGATCTCGCGAGTGCAGATCCCGACCGACTCACAGCGCAGTTCGGCGAGCGCGGCCGGGCGATCTATCGGTATGCTCGCGGTGAGGACGGACGCGACGTGACGCCCAGAGACGACCCCAAGAGCTTCTCGCGGGAATCTGCCTTTTCCCAACCAGTCGCTGATCACGACCAACTCAAAGAGCGTGTCCAGACACTCGCGTCGGCTGTCGCTGACCGGGCCGCTCGAAACGGAGCACTCTATCAGACCATCGGCATCAAAGTCGTCGAACCGCCCTACGATGTCCACACCCGCGCCCGCTCGCTGTCAGGTCCGGTCGCCGATCCAGCGCTCCTCGAAGACGTTGCCCGTGACTTGCTCACCGAGTTCGAAGGGACACGCGTCCGGAAAGTTGGCGTCCGCGTCTCGAAGCTGTCGTTCACCGACCGCGAGCAGGTTGCCCTCAGCGGGTTCGACACGGGGGCGGCGAGTGACGATACGGAAACGACGGCAACCGAGAGAACCCCGCCCGGCGAGCACAGCGACGGCGTCGCCGCGACCGAGGCCACGCCTGCCGACGCCGACGAGGGCGCGACCTCGCCGGAGCCCACGGACAGCCCGCATTTGAGCGGACAGACGACGTTGTCCGATTTCGGCTAG
- the tpiA gene encoding triose-phosphate isomerase, with protein MFVLVNLKTYPCDPVAVAEAARDVSDESGVRIGVAAQAADLKAVADTGVETWAQHVDPIEYGSNTGHTLAESVADAGAVGTLINHSEHRLKLSDIDGSVGAAKRAGLETCVCANNPAQIGAVTALQPDSVAVEPPELIGGDVSVASADPDIVTDAVEAAGAVDADVDVYCGAGISTGEDVESAGDLGATGVLLASGVAKADDPRAALEDLVEPLS; from the coding sequence ATGTTCGTTCTCGTCAACCTCAAGACCTACCCCTGTGACCCGGTCGCAGTCGCCGAGGCCGCACGGGACGTAAGCGACGAATCGGGCGTCCGTATCGGCGTCGCCGCACAGGCAGCCGACCTCAAAGCAGTCGCCGACACTGGCGTCGAAACCTGGGCCCAACACGTCGACCCGATCGAGTATGGTTCGAACACTGGCCACACGCTCGCAGAAAGTGTCGCTGATGCCGGTGCCGTGGGAACGCTCATCAACCACTCCGAGCACCGACTCAAGCTCTCGGACATCGATGGATCGGTTGGGGCTGCCAAACGAGCCGGACTGGAAACCTGCGTCTGTGCAAACAACCCTGCACAGATCGGTGCCGTAACCGCCCTACAACCGGACTCCGTCGCTGTCGAACCGCCGGAACTCATCGGTGGCGACGTCTCCGTGGCGAGTGCCGACCCCGACATCGTCACTGATGCTGTCGAGGCCGCTGGGGCTGTCGACGCCGACGTCGACGTCTACTGTGGGGCCGGGATCTCGACCGGCGAAGACGTCGAGTCTGCCGGTGACCTCGGTGCGACCGGTGTCCTCCTGGCAAGTGGTGTTGCGAAAGCCGACGATCCGCGCGCTGCCCTCGAAGACCTCGTCGAACCGCTTTCCTGA
- a CDS encoding response regulator transcription factor — MTDRSEATTVLIVEDEQHLADLYAEYLTDQYDVRTAYGGQQAIDTLDATVDVVLLDRRMPVVSGNEVLATIEQRGLDVQVAMVTAVDPDFDIIDLGVDDYVVKPVSKGTLRDIVDRLETISQYNEQRRKLTAKTLKRNVLEVEKTRSELADSDRFAALEADIERLEADVEELAESLEERQVTRGS, encoded by the coding sequence GTGACCGACCGGAGCGAGGCGACAACTGTCCTCATCGTCGAAGACGAACAGCACCTGGCAGACCTATACGCGGAGTATCTCACCGATCAATACGACGTTCGGACAGCCTACGGTGGCCAGCAAGCGATCGACACACTCGATGCGACAGTCGATGTGGTCCTCCTCGATCGTCGGATGCCCGTCGTCTCGGGGAACGAAGTACTGGCAACTATCGAACAGCGCGGACTGGACGTCCAGGTGGCGATGGTGACGGCTGTCGATCCCGACTTCGACATCATCGACTTGGGTGTCGACGATTACGTCGTCAAGCCAGTCAGTAAGGGCACTCTTCGTGACATCGTCGACCGCCTGGAGACGATTTCACAATACAACGAGCAGCGCCGCAAGCTCACAGCCAAGACGCTCAAACGGAACGTCCTCGAAGTCGAGAAGACACGCTCGGAGCTGGCAGATAGCGATCGATTTGCCGCCCTCGAAGCGGATATCGAACGGCTCGAAGCCGACGTCGAAGAACTCGCCGAGTCACTCGAAGAACGCCAGGTTACGCGGGGCAGTTGA
- a CDS encoding multiprotein bridging factor aMBF1: MVQCEMCGAETQSPNTIKVEGAELDVCDECTDFGTEVTTADSGSASTKYSTGSSSSSSASDAGGSATSSSSSQSSGGRRQDMFDEMDELVQDFDDRIRSARESAGLSQSDLADQLNEKASLIRKLEHGDHLPSDDVQGKLEHALDITLTESGDESDTDWDGGSDVGEYTLGDVVERKDS; the protein is encoded by the coding sequence ATGGTACAGTGTGAGATGTGCGGGGCGGAGACCCAGTCGCCTAACACGATCAAAGTGGAGGGTGCGGAACTGGACGTCTGTGATGAGTGTACTGACTTCGGGACTGAAGTCACGACTGCGGACTCGGGGTCGGCGTCGACGAAGTACTCGACGGGAAGTTCTTCGAGTTCGAGCGCCTCGGACGCTGGCGGCTCGGCAACGTCGAGTTCGTCGAGTCAATCCAGCGGCGGCCGTCGACAGGATATGTTCGACGAGATGGACGAGCTCGTCCAAGACTTCGACGATCGTATCCGGTCTGCCCGCGAATCAGCTGGACTCAGCCAGAGCGACCTTGCCGACCAGCTCAACGAGAAAGCGAGTCTCATCCGGAAGCTCGAACACGGTGATCACCTGCCCAGCGACGACGTTCAGGGAAAACTCGAACACGCGCTCGATATCACGCTGACTGAGAGCGGTGATGAGAGTGACACTGACTGGGATGGCGGCTCAGATGTCGGCGAATACACGCTTGGCGACGTTGTCGAGCGCAAGGATTCCTGA
- a CDS encoding LUD domain-containing protein: protein MNKSPLDQFTTSLGEIEADWTTTGPDSLESTLTGRIESPAVGVDMSIDGATLPEVVETEPDPETIRTAATGITPASLAIAEYGSVVLESDPDGSELLSLFSGTHIVVLEQSDIVGSMADAFGELGPRLREDRGDAIVATGASATSDMGALVRGVHGPKDVHVVIVES from the coding sequence ATGAATAAGTCGCCACTCGACCAGTTTACCACCTCGCTGGGAGAGATCGAGGCCGACTGGACGACGACCGGCCCAGACAGCCTCGAATCGACACTTACGGGACGTATCGAGTCGCCAGCAGTCGGCGTCGACATGTCGATCGACGGCGCGACACTCCCGGAGGTTGTCGAAACTGAGCCGGATCCGGAGACGATCCGAACGGCCGCGACCGGGATCACTCCGGCGAGCCTCGCTATTGCCGAGTACGGCAGCGTCGTCCTCGAATCCGATCCCGACGGCTCCGAGCTGCTGAGTCTCTTTTCGGGAACGCACATCGTCGTCCTCGAGCAGTCGGATATCGTTGGATCGATGGCCGACGCCTTCGGGGAGCTCGGCCCGCGGTTGCGTGAGGATCGCGGCGACGCCATCGTGGCGACGGGAGCCAGCGCAACGTCTGATATGGGTGCACTCGTCCGTGGCGTCCACGGGCCGAAAGATGTCCACGTCGTCATCGTCGAATCATGA
- a CDS encoding LUD domain-containing protein — protein sequence MSGKTSKRAKAAKIRDVLDTEGAAIESNTQGFNDGRYESVADLENYEALKDEARTIKEDAIERLPELIDKLTATIEENGGTVYLADDAADANAHIESLLDDADADNVAKSKSMTTEELGVNEHLERAGVDVVETDLGEWVLQVAEEAPSHLVAPAIHKSRAEIAELFEDHFDPDVPLETAEDLTNFAREQLADQIAAADVGMTGANFLTADSGTMALVTSEGNARKTVASADTHIAVAGVEKILPSVEDLQPFVELIGRSGTGQDITSYISLLTPPIDAPTFDGDHLGDPDDREFHLVLVDNGRMAMREDDDLRETLYCIRCSACANSCANFQQVGGHAFGGETYTGGIATGWEAGIGGEEAADEFNDLCTGCSRCTEACPVKIDIPWINTVVRDRLNRGDDPGAFDHLVTGLTPDEEPAGLDLQKRFFGNFATVAKLGSAFTPVSNWAAAAPPSRWIAEKLLGVDRRREMPTFTRGTLRKWAKGRESPADPEREVVLLADTYTNYMHVERGKAAIRTLEALDVDVHVADVTESGRAALSQGMVETARDHAEDVADALEPHLDAGRDVVMVEPSDLAMLRDDYRRLLPEETFDRLSTNSYEILEYVYGLLENGADIDALADGEGEEIAYHSHCQQRTLGLAAHTEAILDEVGYDMVTSEVECCGMAGSFGFKQQYYDVSMAVGDDLAEQFTTPETADRRVVASGTSCHDQLTDLLDRPATHPVELVAPEN from the coding sequence ATGAGCGGGAAAACCTCGAAACGTGCCAAAGCGGCCAAAATCCGCGACGTCCTCGACACTGAGGGTGCCGCCATCGAGTCAAACACCCAGGGGTTCAACGACGGTCGCTACGAGTCCGTCGCCGACCTAGAGAATTACGAGGCCCTGAAAGACGAGGCACGCACGATCAAGGAAGACGCCATCGAGCGACTGCCCGAGTTGATCGACAAACTCACGGCCACAATCGAGGAAAACGGCGGCACAGTCTATCTGGCCGACGACGCCGCAGACGCAAACGCGCACATCGAATCACTCCTCGACGACGCAGACGCCGACAACGTGGCAAAGAGCAAGTCGATGACGACCGAGGAACTCGGCGTCAACGAACACCTCGAACGCGCTGGTGTCGATGTCGTCGAAACCGACCTGGGCGAGTGGGTGTTGCAGGTGGCCGAGGAGGCCCCGTCCCACCTCGTCGCCCCCGCGATCCACAAGTCACGGGCGGAAATCGCTGAACTGTTCGAGGACCACTTCGACCCCGACGTCCCCTTGGAGACGGCCGAGGACCTCACGAACTTCGCCCGCGAGCAACTGGCCGATCAGATCGCCGCCGCCGACGTCGGCATGACGGGTGCGAACTTCCTGACGGCCGACTCGGGGACGATGGCGCTCGTGACCAGCGAAGGCAACGCTCGCAAGACCGTCGCCAGCGCGGATACCCACATCGCGGTCGCAGGTGTCGAAAAGATACTCCCTAGCGTCGAGGACCTCCAGCCGTTCGTCGAGTTGATCGGACGCTCTGGAACCGGCCAGGACATCACGTCCTACATTTCGCTGTTGACACCGCCCATCGACGCACCCACCTTCGACGGCGACCACTTGGGCGACCCAGACGACCGGGAGTTCCACCTCGTCCTCGTCGACAACGGCCGCATGGCGATGCGCGAGGACGACGACCTCCGGGAGACGCTGTACTGCATCCGGTGTTCGGCGTGTGCTAACTCGTGTGCGAACTTCCAACAGGTCGGCGGCCACGCTTTCGGCGGGGAGACCTACACTGGCGGGATCGCCACCGGTTGGGAGGCCGGCATCGGCGGCGAGGAGGCTGCCGACGAGTTCAACGACCTCTGTACCGGCTGCAGTCGCTGTACCGAGGCGTGTCCCGTCAAAATCGATATCCCGTGGATCAACACCGTCGTCCGGGATCGACTCAACCGTGGGGATGATCCGGGCGCGTTCGATCACCTCGTCACCGGATTGACGCCAGACGAGGAGCCGGCGGGCCTGGACCTCCAGAAGCGCTTCTTCGGGAACTTCGCGACCGTCGCAAAACTCGGCAGCGCGTTCACACCGGTGTCGAACTGGGCCGCCGCGGCCCCGCCATCCCGGTGGATCGCTGAGAAACTGCTCGGGGTCGATCGCCGCCGTGAGATGCCGACATTCACGCGCGGGACCCTCCGCAAGTGGGCCAAGGGCCGAGAGTCACCGGCAGATCCCGAACGGGAAGTCGTCTTGCTTGCAGACACCTACACCAACTACATGCACGTCGAGCGGGGCAAGGCCGCGATCCGGACGCTCGAAGCCCTCGACGTGGACGTCCACGTCGCAGACGTGACCGAAAGCGGCCGGGCAGCCCTCTCTCAGGGGATGGTCGAGACGGCTCGTGACCACGCCGAAGACGTGGCCGACGCCCTGGAGCCCCACCTCGACGCTGGGCGAGACGTCGTCATGGTTGAGCCGTCCGACCTCGCGATGCTCCGGGACGATTACCGCCGGCTGCTCCCCGAGGAAACGTTCGATCGTCTCTCGACGAACAGTTACGAGATCTTGGAGTACGTCTATGGCCTCCTCGAAAACGGGGCCGACATCGATGCCCTGGCCGACGGCGAGGGCGAAGAAATCGCGTACCACAGCCACTGCCAGCAACGAACCCTCGGGTTGGCGGCCCACACTGAAGCGATCCTCGACGAAGTGGGCTACGACATGGTGACCTCGGAGGTCGAGTGCTGTGGGATGGCCGGCTCCTTTGGCTTCAAACAGCAGTATTACGACGTCAGCATGGCCGTCGGCGACGACCTGGCCGAGCAGTTTACGACCCCCGAGACCGCGGATCGTCGGGTCGTGGCAAGCGGAACCTCCTGTCACGATCAACTGACCGATCTACTCGACCGACCGGCAACTCACCCGGTCGAGTTGGTCGCACCCGAGAACTAA
- a CDS encoding CDP-alcohol phosphatidyltransferase family protein: protein MTLDRLRPLTDRLLEPFVTASVRLGLTPNSVSVLALLVAGGAAGAFSIGPSTPVWYLAGAFLVFLNGLLDLLDGAIARELGTESAAGDLLDHVFDRYADLLLLVGLAGGIDRWDLGVAAITGVLMTSYLGTQAQAVGLDRVYGGLLGRADRLALTGVAGVAVFVYTEPIRGLTVIGWLLVFFAVVGHFTAIQRLVSSLRNLD, encoded by the coding sequence ATGACACTCGATCGACTGCGGCCACTGACGGATCGACTCCTGGAGCCGTTCGTGACGGCAAGTGTCCGACTCGGGCTGACGCCAAACAGCGTTAGCGTGCTGGCGTTGCTCGTCGCCGGTGGGGCGGCCGGCGCGTTCTCGATCGGTCCATCGACGCCGGTCTGGTATCTTGCGGGTGCGTTCCTCGTGTTTCTCAACGGCCTCCTCGACCTGCTCGACGGCGCGATCGCGCGGGAACTGGGGACCGAATCGGCGGCGGGTGATCTCCTCGATCACGTCTTCGATCGCTATGCCGACCTACTGTTGCTCGTCGGACTCGCCGGCGGTATCGACCGCTGGGACCTCGGCGTTGCGGCGATCACGGGCGTGTTGATGACTTCCTATCTGGGCACTCAGGCCCAGGCGGTCGGGCTGGATCGGGTCTATGGCGGACTTCTCGGCCGGGCCGACCGACTCGCCTTGACCGGTGTCGCCGGTGTTGCCGTGTTCGTCTACACCGAGCCGATCCGGGGTCTCACCGTGATCGGCTGGTTGCTGGTCTTCTTTGCCGTCGTCGGCCATTTCACGGCGATCCAGCGACTCGTCAGCTCGCTTCGGAATCTGGATTGA
- a CDS encoding adenylate kinase family protein, giving the protein MRVAVTGTPGTGKTSATEHLESDFDVVHLNEVITQEGLSQGTDDERDSTIADLDAIREWFDGRDDDLVESHLAHHLSVDRVVVLRCHPETIEQRLDDRGESEASAQENAESEALDVILVEAIEEHGEESVYEIETTDRSPEAVATEIEAVLEGEREPGAGAVSYIDYL; this is encoded by the coding sequence GTGAGAGTCGCGGTGACCGGAACGCCCGGCACTGGCAAAACGAGCGCCACCGAACACCTGGAGTCAGACTTCGACGTCGTTCACCTCAACGAGGTCATCACACAGGAGGGACTTTCACAGGGTACCGACGACGAACGTGACTCCACGATCGCCGATCTCGATGCCATCAGAGAGTGGTTCGATGGCCGCGACGACGATCTCGTCGAGTCTCACCTCGCCCACCACCTCTCAGTCGATCGTGTCGTCGTGCTTCGCTGTCACCCAGAGACAATCGAACAGCGCCTGGACGACCGTGGCGAAAGCGAAGCCAGCGCACAGGAAAACGCCGAGAGCGAGGCCCTGGACGTCATCCTCGTCGAGGCCATCGAGGAACACGGCGAGGAGTCCGTCTACGAGATCGAGACCACGGACCGCTCGCCCGAGGCAGTCGCCACGGAGATCGAAGCCGTCCTCGAAGGCGAACGCGAACCTGGGGCCGGAGCAGTCTCGTATATCGACTACCTATGA
- the hisC gene encoding histidinol-phosphate transaminase, whose protein sequence is MNPRDLSAHTVYRAGRGIEETARELGVDPDDLIKLSSNENAIGPSPDAVAAIREHAERIHAYPKASRADLVDRLAERWGVEPAQIWPANGGDGAMDALARALLEPGQAALVPDPDFTYHSMSVRYHHGEIHTYPLEEADGFSQSPDRVLDGYDGERMVYLTSPHNPTGSQVSLDEIEAIAERTDEETLVVVDEAYNEFADRPSAVRLLDDRDDVAIIRTFSKAYGLAGLRLGYAITPVEWADAYDRINTPFSASEIACRAGLAALDDEGHVQQIRELVEWSREYYHDNLAAKTYESGGNFVLAAVGDATRLAQASKENGVIIRDCSSFGLPEHVRITCGTREETKTAVETINEVLES, encoded by the coding sequence ATGAACCCACGGGACCTCTCGGCCCACACTGTCTATCGTGCCGGGCGCGGGATCGAAGAGACTGCCCGCGAACTCGGCGTCGATCCCGACGATCTGATCAAACTCTCCTCGAACGAGAACGCCATCGGCCCGAGTCCGGATGCCGTCGCGGCGATCCGCGAGCACGCCGAACGGATTCACGCCTATCCGAAAGCCTCTCGGGCCGATCTCGTCGACCGGCTCGCCGAGCGCTGGGGCGTCGAACCGGCCCAGATCTGGCCGGCAAACGGCGGCGACGGCGCGATGGATGCGCTGGCTCGCGCACTGCTCGAGCCCGGCCAGGCCGCGCTGGTCCCCGACCCGGACTTTACCTATCACTCGATGAGCGTCCGGTACCACCACGGTGAGATCCACACCTATCCCTTGGAGGAGGCCGACGGCTTCAGCCAATCTCCCGATCGCGTCCTCGATGGCTACGATGGCGAGCGAATGGTCTACTTGACGAGTCCACACAACCCCACCGGATCGCAGGTCTCCCTCGACGAGATCGAGGCGATTGCCGAACGGACCGACGAGGAGACGCTCGTGGTCGTCGACGAGGCCTACAACGAGTTCGCCGACCGACCGAGTGCCGTTCGGTTGCTCGATGATCGTGACGACGTGGCTATCATCCGAACCTTCTCGAAAGCATACGGTCTCGCGGGGCTCCGACTCGGCTACGCGATCACACCCGTGGAGTGGGCCGACGCCTACGATCGAATCAACACGCCCTTTTCGGCGAGTGAGATCGCGTGCCGGGCCGGACTGGCCGCACTGGACGACGAGGGGCACGTCCAGCAGATCCGCGAGCTCGTCGAGTGGAGTCGAGAGTACTATCACGACAATCTCGCGGCCAAAACCTACGAAAGCGGCGGGAACTTCGTCCTCGCGGCGGTCGGTGACGCGACACGCCTCGCCCAGGCGAGCAAAGAGAACGGCGTGATCATCCGGGACTGTTCGAGCTTCGGCTTGCCCGAACACGTCCGGATCACCTGCGGGACCCGTGAGGAAACGAAGACGGCTGTCGAGACCATCAACGAGGTGCTCGAATCGTGA
- a CDS encoding proteasome-activating nucleotidase translates to MTDTVDDVEQPYDEDASQQEKLEALEEQLEILEDQNEEMRDKLLDANAENNKYQQKLERLTHENKKLKQSPLFVATVQELTEEGVIIKQHGNNQEALTEVTDEMREEIEPDERVAVNNSLSIVKTLDDETDVRARVMQVDQSPQVTYQDIGGLDDQVSEVRETVEMPLKNPGMFDEVGIDPPSGVLLHGPPGTGKTMLAKAVANQTDATFIKMAGSELVHKFIGEGAKLVRDLFELARQHEPAVIFIDEIDAIASKRTDSKTSGDAEVQRTMMQLLSEMDGFDDRGEIRIIAATNRFDMLDRAILRPGRFDRLIEVPKPEIQGREQIFEIHTREMNLAEDVDFARLAEEATEASGADVKAICTEAGMLAIRDDRTEVTEADFVDAWEKIQAEEEDDEVSKTFA, encoded by the coding sequence ATGACGGATACGGTGGACGACGTCGAGCAACCGTACGACGAAGACGCGTCCCAGCAAGAGAAACTGGAAGCGCTCGAAGAACAGCTCGAAATCCTCGAAGACCAAAACGAGGAGATGCGAGACAAATTGCTGGACGCCAACGCCGAGAACAACAAGTACCAGCAGAAACTCGAACGACTCACCCACGAGAACAAGAAACTCAAGCAGTCGCCGCTGTTCGTGGCGACGGTCCAAGAGCTGACCGAGGAGGGCGTCATCATCAAACAGCACGGTAACAATCAGGAAGCCCTCACCGAGGTCACCGACGAGATGCGCGAGGAGATCGAACCCGACGAACGCGTCGCGGTCAACAACTCCTTGTCGATCGTCAAAACCTTAGACGACGAGACGGACGTCCGTGCTCGCGTGATGCAGGTCGATCAGAGCCCGCAGGTGACCTACCAGGATATCGGTGGCCTCGACGACCAGGTGTCGGAGGTCCGCGAGACCGTCGAGATGCCCCTGAAGAATCCGGGAATGTTCGACGAGGTCGGGATCGATCCGCCCAGTGGCGTTCTCTTGCACGGCCCGCCGGGAACCGGGAAGACGATGCTGGCCAAAGCAGTCGCCAACCAGACCGACGCTACCTTCATCAAGATGGCCGGCTCGGAACTGGTCCACAAATTCATCGGCGAGGGCGCGAAGCTCGTCCGTGATCTGTTCGAACTCGCCCGCCAGCACGAACCCGCGGTCATCTTCATCGACGAGATCGACGCCATCGCCTCGAAGCGAACGGACTCGAAGACCTCCGGGGACGCCGAAGTCCAGCGGACGATGATGCAACTCCTCAGCGAAATGGATGGCTTTGACGACCGCGGGGAGATCCGCATCATCGCCGCCACCAATCGCTTCGACATGCTCGATCGCGCCATCCTCCGGCCCGGTCGCTTCGACCGTCTCATCGAAGTGCCAAAACCGGAAATCCAGGGTCGCGAGCAGATCTTCGAGATCCACACCCGCGAGATGAACCTCGCCGAAGACGTCGACTTCGCTCGCCTGGCCGAAGAAGCGACCGAAGCCAGCGGGGCCGACGTCAAGGCGATCTGTACCGAGGCAGGGATGTTGGCCATCCGCGACGACCGTACCGAGGTCACCGAAGCCGACTTCGTCGACGCCTGGGAGAAGATCCAGGCCGAAGAGGAAGACGACGAAGTCTCGAAGACGTTCGCCTGA
- a CDS encoding helix-turn-helix domain-containing protein — protein sequence MSVTDSPQVEPAQEPGWEAVEELPPSAKLVAKSLEYNDSLTQSQLADETLLPARTVRYALNRLEDVGVVDSRFSFADARKRVYTLSIE from the coding sequence ATGAGCGTCACGGACTCACCACAGGTCGAGCCAGCACAGGAGCCCGGCTGGGAAGCCGTCGAAGAGTTGCCACCGAGTGCGAAACTCGTTGCCAAGTCGCTGGAATACAACGACAGTCTCACACAGAGCCAACTCGCCGACGAGACGCTGCTGCCGGCACGGACGGTCCGGTACGCGCTGAACCGGCTCGAAGACGTCGGCGTCGTCGACTCGCGGTTCTCGTTTGCCGACGCCCGCAAGCGCGTCTACACGTTGTCGATCGAGTGA